The Armatimonadota bacterium genome window below encodes:
- a CDS encoding type II toxin-antitoxin system prevent-host-death family antitoxin, with the protein MITMNATECKAKFLQLIEEVSASGEPVTVTKHGKRLVTIIPSVCEDKPRAKAGFMKDQVTILGDIMEPFTEEWEQVDTWF; encoded by the coding sequence ATGATTACAATGAACGCAACAGAGTGTAAGGCTAAGTTTCTTCAACTCATCGAGGAGGTCAGTGCTAGTGGTGAGCCGGTCACCGTGACTAAGCATGGCAAGCGACTCGTCACAATTATCCCTTCGGTCTGCGAAGACAAACCTCGAGCAAAGGCAGGGTTTATGAAGGATCAGGTAACTATTCTCGGCGACATCATGGAGCCGTTTACCGAAGAGTGGGAACAGGTTGATACTTGGTTCTAG
- a CDS encoding aldo/keto reductase: MQYRELGKSGVKVSEISLGCWTMGGLNWVNGNPNGWANVDEVEVIAAIKAGIDAGVNHFDNADVYGNGKAEQMLARAFDKLGLNTNDFIVATKLGHFPGTAAHAYEPAHIRHQCEQSLINLKRDYIDVYYFHHGSFGDGDFYLDDAVETMNRLVEEGKVRVKGQSAYSADDFERVTPKVQPECLQSWAHALDDQFILPGSRVANLMAEKGMTFVAFSPLSQGLLLDKFDPYNPPQFEEGDNRRGRSGFETENLLALKPKLAKLKERFGDSVEDLAGVALRYVLNMPNVACAIPGFRNERQVKANLAGVTRELSEADMNFIREALA; the protein is encoded by the coding sequence GTGCAGTATCGAGAACTCGGCAAAAGTGGCGTCAAAGTATCAGAAATCAGCCTCGGCTGTTGGACTATGGGCGGCCTTAACTGGGTCAACGGAAACCCCAACGGCTGGGCAAACGTCGACGAAGTCGAAGTCATCGCTGCCATCAAAGCCGGGATCGATGCCGGAGTCAACCACTTCGATAACGCCGACGTATACGGCAATGGAAAAGCCGAGCAAATGCTCGCCCGAGCTTTCGACAAACTCGGCCTAAACACCAACGATTTCATCGTCGCCACCAAGCTCGGCCACTTCCCCGGAACCGCTGCCCACGCCTACGAGCCCGCCCACATCCGCCACCAATGCGAGCAGTCTCTCATCAACCTCAAGCGCGACTACATCGACGTCTACTACTTCCACCACGGCTCCTTCGGCGACGGCGATTTCTACCTCGATGACGCCGTCGAAACCATGAACCGCCTCGTCGAAGAAGGCAAAGTCCGCGTCAAAGGCCAATCCGCCTACTCCGCCGACGACTTCGAGCGAGTCACCCCCAAAGTCCAACCCGAGTGCCTCCAAAGCTGGGCCCACGCCCTGGACGACCAGTTCATCCTCCCCGGCTCCCGAGTCGCCAACCTCATGGCCGAAAAGGGAATGACCTTCGTCGCCTTCAGCCCCCTCTCCCAGGGCCTCCTGCTCGACAAATTCGATCCATACAACCCTCCCCAGTTCGAGGAAGGCGACAACCGCCGTGGTCGCTCCGGATTCGAGACTGAGAACCTTCTTGCCCTCAAACCCAAGCTCGCCAAGCTCAAAGAGCGATTCGGAGATTCGGTCGAAGACCTCGCCGGAGTCGCTCTCCGCTACGTCCTCAACATGCCCAACGTCGCCTGCGCCATCCCCGGTTTCCGTAACGAGCGCCAGGTGAAAGCCAACCTCGCTGGCGTCACCCGGGAACTGAGCGAAGCAGATATGAACTTCATCAGGGAAGCTCTGGCATGA
- a CDS encoding N-acetylmuramic acid 6-phosphate etherase, with product MGTESRNPRSYGLDKMNAREVVRLMNEEEHTVFRVMTAAEEAIAVAIEHAARAFREGGRVFYIGSGTSGRIATADAAEMPPTFGIDPEHFVAVVSGGSVATNQAVEDAEDDPAASIQALNLMGLNPKDIVIGIAASGTTPFVLSAIKHARQKGVWTCGIANNKATPVLAEAEHAILLDTGPEILTGSTRLKAGTAQKMCLNRISTGAMVLNGKVIENLMVDVKAKNIKLRDRCVRIVCELSTATRDEAQEALEESEWSIRRALDRLRQ from the coding sequence ATGGGAACTGAATCTCGCAACCCCAGGTCGTACGGCCTCGACAAGATGAATGCGCGCGAAGTTGTGCGCTTGATGAACGAGGAAGAGCACACCGTTTTTCGGGTGATGACCGCCGCCGAAGAGGCGATTGCGGTCGCGATTGAGCACGCTGCGAGAGCGTTTCGCGAGGGTGGCAGGGTCTTCTACATCGGATCGGGAACTAGCGGACGGATCGCAACCGCCGACGCAGCCGAGATGCCTCCGACCTTCGGAATCGACCCCGAGCATTTTGTCGCCGTCGTTTCCGGCGGTTCGGTCGCAACGAATCAGGCGGTAGAGGATGCCGAAGATGATCCGGCGGCTTCGATTCAAGCTCTGAACCTCATGGGTTTGAATCCGAAGGACATCGTCATTGGGATTGCCGCCAGCGGTACGACCCCGTTTGTTCTGAGCGCGATCAAACATGCGCGGCAAAAAGGCGTTTGGACTTGCGGAATAGCCAACAACAAGGCGACTCCAGTGCTGGCGGAAGCCGAGCACGCGATTTTGCTAGACACCGGCCCGGAAATCTTGACCGGTTCGACCCGTCTCAAGGCGGGAACTGCGCAGAAGATGTGTCTCAACCGAATTTCGACCGGCGCAATGGTCCTGAACGGAAAGGTGATTGAGAACTTGATGGTGGACGTTAAGGCCAAAAACATCAAGCTTCGAGACCGGTGCGTTCGAATTGTTTGCGAGCTTTCCACCGCCACGCGCGATGAGGCTCAAGAAGCTCTCGAGGAGAGCGAGTGGAGCATTCGCAGAGCGCTGGATCGCCTGCGCCAATAG
- a CDS encoding type II toxin-antitoxin system VapC family toxin, whose protein sequence is MVLDTHILIWFITDDPRLSTELRSQMEANPENVYVSAVCIWEICLAHQKGRLGLKFADLKEGVFRMVTAPGFKFIELTPAMAVSARTLEFRHEDPADRFIAATAHVLGVPLATADPLLQNLPWLQTIQ, encoded by the coding sequence TTGGTTCTAGATACTCATATTCTCATATGGTTCATAACGGACGATCCGAGACTTAGTACCGAGTTGAGATCCCAGATGGAAGCAAACCCCGAAAACGTATATGTCTCGGCGGTCTGTATCTGGGAGATATGTCTGGCGCATCAAAAAGGACGCTTGGGGTTGAAATTTGCTGACCTGAAGGAAGGTGTTTTTCGAATGGTCACTGCGCCAGGTTTCAAGTTCATCGAACTGACTCCGGCGATGGCGGTTTCTGCTCGAACTCTAGAATTCCGTCACGAAGACCCAGCCGATCGGTTCATTGCAGCTACCGCTCATGTTCTCGGAGTTCCCCTTGCGACCGCAGACCCCCTGCTCCAAAACCTCCCCTGGCTCCAGACGATCCAGTAG
- a CDS encoding MarR family transcriptional regulator, translating to MSESLISLACQINDLISVALRPALDEQGITSASFAILSSVKAADGRETQAEIGRRLGLSRATVSEAVTALVAQELILRKPSAEDGRAVTLVLTGKGHQKVNAVMKRLEEAEAEVTARLMDREVTSTAKVLKKLIYGLERI from the coding sequence ATGAGTGAGTCGCTGATTAGTCTTGCCTGCCAGATCAACGATCTGATCTCCGTCGCCCTGCGCCCTGCGCTGGACGAGCAAGGCATCACCAGCGCCTCATTCGCCATCCTCAGCTCCGTCAAGGCCGCCGACGGCCGCGAGACCCAAGCCGAAATCGGCCGCCGCCTCGGCCTCAGCCGAGCCACCGTCAGCGAAGCCGTTACCGCCCTCGTCGCCCAAGAGCTGATCCTCCGAAAACCTTCCGCAGAAGACGGCCGCGCCGTCACCCTCGTCCTCACTGGCAAAGGCCACCAAAAAGTCAACGCCGTCATGAAGCGTCTCGAAGAGGCTGAAGCCGAAGTCACCGCTCGCCTGATGGATCGGGAAGTGACCTCAACCGCAAAGGTACTGAAGAAATTGATCTACGGTCTGGAACGCATCTGA
- a CDS encoding acetyl-CoA C-acyltransferase: MHDVVIVSVARTPVASFQGALSDFSAPRLGALAIAGALARAGLSGSDVDEVIMGNVLTGGLGQAPARQAAIYGGVPDSVPCLTINKVCGSGMKAIMLAAQAIALGDSSVVVAGGMESMTNAPYVLDKARAGYRMGNGVLVDTMINDGLWDPYNNCHMGNCGDSTAAELGYSRERLDEFAAESFARAKAAQAAGRFDDEIVPVSIPQRKGDPISFAMDEQPAKGGDPAKLATLRPAFSKDGVTTAGNASSINDGAGALVMMSAEEAAKRELKPLGRIAGYATHAQEPTKFTTAPAAAIEKLVSKAGISLGDVDLFEINEAFAVVALGCAEKVGVPLDKLNVNGGAVALGHPIGMTGARLVMTSLLELRRRGGKYAISTPCIGGGEATAVLVEAL, encoded by the coding sequence ATGCACGACGTTGTGATTGTCTCGGTTGCCCGTACCCCAGTCGCCTCCTTCCAGGGCGCTTTGTCCGACTTTTCAGCTCCTCGCTTGGGAGCTTTGGCTATTGCCGGGGCATTGGCTCGGGCTGGGCTATCGGGATCGGATGTGGACGAGGTGATCATGGGGAACGTGCTGACTGGCGGGCTCGGGCAGGCTCCGGCGCGGCAGGCGGCGATTTACGGTGGAGTTCCGGATTCGGTGCCTTGTTTGACAATCAACAAAGTCTGTGGCTCAGGAATGAAGGCCATCATGCTCGCGGCTCAGGCGATTGCGCTGGGCGATTCTTCTGTCGTGGTTGCCGGAGGGATGGAGTCGATGACCAATGCACCATACGTTCTGGATAAAGCTCGAGCGGGATACCGCATGGGGAACGGTGTGTTGGTTGACACCATGATCAACGACGGTCTTTGGGATCCGTATAACAATTGCCACATGGGTAACTGCGGCGATTCCACGGCGGCGGAGCTGGGATACTCCCGAGAGCGATTGGATGAGTTTGCGGCGGAGTCGTTCGCGCGGGCCAAGGCGGCTCAGGCTGCGGGGCGGTTTGACGATGAGATCGTTCCCGTTTCAATCCCTCAGCGCAAGGGCGATCCGATTTCCTTTGCGATGGATGAGCAGCCAGCGAAGGGCGGCGACCCGGCAAAGTTGGCTACTCTTCGGCCTGCGTTCAGTAAAGACGGAGTGACCACCGCTGGGAACGCGAGCTCGATCAACGACGGAGCGGGTGCTTTGGTGATGATGTCCGCTGAAGAAGCCGCGAAGCGGGAATTGAAGCCACTGGGTCGAATTGCTGGGTACGCGACTCACGCTCAGGAGCCAACGAAGTTCACGACCGCTCCGGCAGCGGCGATCGAGAAGCTGGTCTCCAAAGCGGGGATTTCGCTAGGAGACGTCGATTTGTTTGAGATTAACGAAGCGTTCGCAGTGGTGGCCCTGGGCTGCGCCGAGAAGGTCGGGGTTCCACTGGATAAGTTGAACGTTAATGGTGGGGCGGTTGCGCTTGGTCACCCAATTGGTATGACTGGCGCAAGGCTCGTGATGACTTCCCTGCTCGAGCTTCGGCGGCGAGGTGGGAAGTACGCTATTTCCACGCCTTGTATCGGCGGCGGCGAAGCGACTGCCGTATTGGTTGAGGCTTTGTAG